The following DNA comes from Cellulophaga sp. HaHa_2_95.
CGTTATTAGATGGTAAAAAAATCACGGTAGGTTTTAAGAACAACGTAAGTGTTCTTTCTGAAATTGCTATTTATACACTAGAGGCAGAAATTCCGCTTCGCGAAGTGTTTAAGAAAATTCAAGAAAAAGAAAATGGAGAAAAAACTCCAGTTTCTCATAAAGATGATAAGTTAAAATTGGAGGAGTACTTTTTTGAGATACTTCCTAATTATGACGAAGATAGAGTGTATGCTAGTGACATTAAGAAAGTAATTCAGTGGTATAATATGCTTCAAGAGCAAGGAATTACGGACTTTGAGTCTAAAGAAGAAGTAAAAGAAGCAGCAAAGGAAGAAGGAGGAGAGTAAACCTATCCACTTTAAAACCAGTTGTTTGAAAAGGCAACGAATATGAATTTTCATATTCGTTGCCTTTTTTTGTTAAAATCTGTCTATTTCAAATTCCTTTATCTACAGTTTATTGCTATTCGTCTATGGTTTTATCGTAGTGGCGGCTTTATTCCTGATGTTATCACACAAAAAGAGGAGTTTTGAGACCTAATAATGATTTATTACAAATCAAAAACAAGATAGTATGGCAGCAGTAGAAGGAGAATTCGATAGAGATCTTAGAGGTGCTTTTTTTAATATGGCCTATTCGCCATTTGTTATTTTAAATAAGGATCTGAATTTTGTAGATATTAATCAAGCAGCTCTAACGGCTATCAAAATTAAGAGAGAAGATTTTATAGGAAGAAATTTATTAGATTTTTTTCCGTATTTAAAAGAGAATGAAAGATATCAGTTATATAAGGATGTTTTAGTAACAGGTAAGCCTATCGGTTTTGATGAAGTTTCTTTTCATACCGATGCCGGAGTACTTAAATTCATGATAAAAGCCTTCAAGATTGGTGATTATTTAGGCATGAGTACCTTAAATGTAACGAATTTAACGAATACTATAGACCAACTAAAAACAACAAAAGTAAACTTACAGACCGTAAACGATAATCTTAAGCGCAAAAATCAAGAGTTAGAAGAGTTTTCTTATGTAGCGGCACATGATTTAAGATCGCCACTTACAAATATTCATAGCTTGTTAGATATGTTGCAGAATGAGAATGCTATTTCTGAAGCAGGTATGCCGGTATTTGATAAAGTACAGCAGGTAGCCAAACAAATGTGCGATAAACTTAGAGCTTTAAATTCTGTTATTGCTTTGAAAACGAAATCGGATGACAAAAAAGAACTGCTAAGTTTTTCTAAGATTATTGAAAAAATAAAAGTCAACTATTCCGATGAAATAGTACAGAGTAGGACTATAATTAAAGAAGATTTCGCGCGTGCGCCTGACATAAATTATAATGTAATTCAGTTAGAAAGTATTTTACAGAACTTAGTCTCTAATGCGATAAAATTTAGAAACCCAAACAGGAAACCTGTTATTCTTATTAAAACAGCCTTAGTGAAAGAGCGGTTGGTTTTATCGGTTAAAGACAACGGACTAGGGTTTGAGCAAACTACTTACCCCAATAAAATTTTTGGATTATTTAAAAGAATGCACACCCACGTAGAAGGACTTGGAGTGGGACTTTATGTAACAAATTCTATTATTGCAAATAATGGAGGAGCTATTCGTGTTACAAGTGAAATAAATAAAGGAACTGAATTTAAAATTACATTTTAATGGAAAATCAAACGAGTAGCGTTTTTAAGATACTGTTGGTGGAAGATGATGAAATTACCAATTACATAACCACCACAAAACTAAAAAACATTGGCTTTGAAAATGTTGACGCCGTATTAAATGGGGAGTTAGCGCTAGAATATTTAGCGAAGGAACAACCTAATCTAATATTTTTGGACGTTAACATGCCTGTCATGGACGGCTTTGAGTTTTTAGACTCCGAGGAAGTCAAAAATCAATACTCAGGCATACCCATTGTCTTATTAACATCTTCTAGTAGGCCCAAAGACAAAGAAATGGCTTCTAGGTATAGCAATGTCATAGAGTACTTAGAAAAGCCCCTGAATTATGAGAAAATGAAAAAAATTCTATTAGCCATTAATAAGTAGATGGTCTTAGAAATATTTAGTCAAAAAGAATACAAACAGGCGTAGGAGCTTCAATTTCTGAAACAAATGTTAATAGTCCTGTTTGCGCATTTCTTTTAAAAGAAATTAGATTGTTGGTGTCTTGATTGGCTACAATTAAATAAGTGTCTTCTGGCGTTAATGAAAAATTCCTTGGATTCTCTCCACGGCAAGATTCATAGCCAACTAAGCTTAAGTCACCACTATCTTCATGTATACTAAAAATGGCAATACTATTATGACCTCGGTTTGAAGCGTATAGGAATTTACCGTCTGCAGAAATATGGATGTCGGCACTTTTAGTTGCCTCTTTAAAATCCTCAGGAATAGAAGAGATGGTTTGCTTTTTTTCATAAGTACCGTCCGCTAATCTAGAAACGCTAGTGATGGTATTATCTAATTCATTTAAAACATATAGGATTTTTTTAGTAGGATGTTGTACCAAATGTCTTGGTCCTGCACCTTCTTCCATAGGCAATCTAAAAGGAGCTACGGAATCTAGTGTATTCGTAGTGGTATTGATACTTGAAAACCAAAGCTCATTCGTTCCTAAATCTACTGCGATAACAATGTTTTCATCAAACCAAGCAGAATGCGCGTGCGGTCCTTTTTGCCTCCCTGTAGTTCCTTGGCCACTATGTTGTTGCGTATCTAATAAATCAGTCAATTTCCCGGCAGAATCTACTTGTAATAAGCCCACAGAGCCACTACTGTAATTTGCAGCTAAAACGTATCCTTCATCGTTAATAGCAACATGACAAGGATGTGAACCACCTGAAGCACTCATGTTCTTGAAAAGCAAAGTATCTTTCTCAATTTGATAAGAACTTACAAAGCCGGTGTTTTTTTCGGCTACTTCATTTACGGTTAAAAGAAATTTTTTGTCTGGGCTTAAGGCTAAAAACGACGGATTATTTGCTGTAGCCGCCAAGCCTATTTTAGATAATTTTCCATCGGCCGAAAGGCTATATTTATAAATGCCCTTACTTTCTTTATCCGTATAGGTGCCTACATAAAAAGTAGCATCTTGCGCCATTTCTTGTGCCACTTCTGGTGTGTTTTGAGTAGGTTTGGTTTCTGATTTACAACTTGTAAGCATAATTAGTACTAAAAAAAAGATAGAATACTTCATTGA
Coding sequences within:
- a CDS encoding DUF5606 domain-containing protein gives rise to the protein MSLDKILSIGGKPGLFKLLTQTRAGFVAESLLDGKKITVGFKNNVSVLSEIAIYTLEAEIPLREVFKKIQEKENGEKTPVSHKDDKLKLEEYFFEILPNYDEDRVYASDIKKVIQWYNMLQEQGITDFESKEEVKEAAKEEGGE
- a CDS encoding lactonase family protein, whose protein sequence is MKYSIFFLVLIMLTSCKSETKPTQNTPEVAQEMAQDATFYVGTYTDKESKGIYKYSLSADGKLSKIGLAATANNPSFLALSPDKKFLLTVNEVAEKNTGFVSSYQIEKDTLLFKNMSASGGSHPCHVAINDEGYVLAANYSSGSVGLLQVDSAGKLTDLLDTQQHSGQGTTGRQKGPHAHSAWFDENIVIAVDLGTNELWFSSINTTTNTLDSVAPFRLPMEEGAGPRHLVQHPTKKILYVLNELDNTITSVSRLADGTYEKKQTISSIPEDFKEATKSADIHISADGKFLYASNRGHNSIAIFSIHEDSGDLSLVGYESCRGENPRNFSLTPEDTYLIVANQDTNNLISFKRNAQTGLLTFVSEIEAPTPVCILFD
- a CDS encoding response regulator, translated to MENQTSSVFKILLVEDDEITNYITTTKLKNIGFENVDAVLNGELALEYLAKEQPNLIFLDVNMPVMDGFEFLDSEEVKNQYSGIPIVLLTSSSRPKDKEMASRYSNVIEYLEKPLNYEKMKKILLAINK
- a CDS encoding ATP-binding protein; protein product: MAAVEGEFDRDLRGAFFNMAYSPFVILNKDLNFVDINQAALTAIKIKREDFIGRNLLDFFPYLKENERYQLYKDVLVTGKPIGFDEVSFHTDAGVLKFMIKAFKIGDYLGMSTLNVTNLTNTIDQLKTTKVNLQTVNDNLKRKNQELEEFSYVAAHDLRSPLTNIHSLLDMLQNENAISEAGMPVFDKVQQVAKQMCDKLRALNSVIALKTKSDDKKELLSFSKIIEKIKVNYSDEIVQSRTIIKEDFARAPDINYNVIQLESILQNLVSNAIKFRNPNRKPVILIKTALVKERLVLSVKDNGLGFEQTTYPNKIFGLFKRMHTHVEGLGVGLYVTNSIIANNGGAIRVTSEINKGTEFKITF